The DNA segment GAGGCCAAAGCCGAAGACTCGGTCAAGACGGCCCTTCGAAGCCCGCTGCTCGACGTCGACATCTCGGGTGCCAGCTCCGCGCTGGTCAACGTCACCGGTGGCAACGACATGTCCATCGAGGAGGCCGAAGGCGTCGTCGAAGAGATCTACGACCGCATCGACCCCGATGCCCGCATCATCTGGGGAACTTCGATCGACGAGTCGCTCGAGGGTCGCATGCGCACGATGATCGTCGTCACGGGCGTCGAATCCCCACAGATTTACGGCCGACCCGAGGGTGAAGCCGTCCAGCCACAGGGCCAGGATATCGACTTCATCGACTGAGACGGGGTACAGTCGTCGGTAGAAGATCGTTATCCCGGGAATTCGGTCTCGATGATTCCAAAATCGGGCCTGAACGACCCAGAGCCGCCTCATATCGTTTCGACCTCGTTTGACTTTTCGCCGAGCAGTTCCTCGTAGAGCGCTCTCGACTCGTTACGTCGTCACGTCCGGCTGTGCACCGGCTATTCACGTCACCAGGTCCGACTTCCCACTCGAGAGGTCCACGAGTCCCGACACGTAAAGCAAGCTTCCGGCGAGCAACGCAACCCCGACGGGAAGCAGCCAGGGGATGACGGTCAACAGTGTGCCACTGGCCTGGATGCCGAGGACGAGCAGAATCATCGGCGCACAACAGACCGAGCCCGAAAGCAAGGCGGGTACGGAGGCGGCAACCCCAGCACCGGCTCCGATGCCGCAGGCTTTCGGTTGGACCAGTGCCAGATACGCCAGCGCGAGATTCAGTCCGACCAGGGTGGCCAGCAACGTGCCAATTGCGGCGTCGATCGGCGAGAACAGCAGGCTTCCGATGCCGAACTCGAGGAACGCGACCGGTTCGAACGAGAGGGGACCACGTCGCTCGAGCATCCGTGCGGCCGGGTCGTTCACGACCAGCCAGTCGAAGCCAGCCGTCGCTCGAAACTGCAGGTGGTCGGTGGCCCACAGATACGAGAGCAAGTAAATCCCGGCGGCGAACGTCGTGACCACAAACCCGTCCCAGCGACGGAGGGTAAAGCCGATGGCACGCATCGTTCGTCGCAGCGGGTGGACGACCCGGCGTCGGAGCCGTTTTCGATGAGGGTGTTGCGGTGACATCGCGTTAGTCTATCAGCGCCGTACTCGGATAGAAGCCGGCCCAGGCGAACCACATGGCGTCGAACGCGTAGACGGACTCGAGTGGTAGCTCGTCCGGTTCGTACGTCGTTCCATCTGCAGTGACGACGGTACCCGTGTCGCCATCGTACTCGTAGGTGTCGCCATCGCTTCGATACAGGTGGCCAGCGCCGATTCGGTCGTCGTAGATGGCGAGGTACGTCTCCTCACGGTCGGTGACCGATGCTGACGAGAGCACCCCCTCGTCTGCCAGCCTCTCGAGGTCGAACGCGAGCGGCCCATCCACGGGGCGGGCACCGAGAACCATTCGTTTGTTCGGCAGGCGCTCGTCGGTCGAAAGCGGGGTGAACATCGTCGGCGAGTCCTCCCAGTAGTAGCCGTCGGCCGGGTTGTACGAGCCGTAGGGGTCACTGTTGTAGTCTCTCGCGTAGCCCGTATCGGTCGTCAACACCCGCGTCTCCGGATACGCCGCTTTCCACCGCCCCCAGGTCGACCAGTGGACGGGAATTTCCTCGAGCGACGCGCCCTCGAGCGGGCCGTCGATAGCCGTGGCGAGTATCTGTGGCCATCGGCTGTCGCCTTCCCGATCGTACATGACTAGATTGCTGTTGACGAGGGTGCCGGAAACGCCGAACTCAACGCCGTTTCTGGCGAACCCCATCGCGGTTCCGGTCAGCGGGCAGTAGGTGATGGCGACTGACTCATCACCAACGTCGTCGTTGACGATTTCGTGGTAGACGAGCACCGATTGTGGATACGCTCGAACGTCCCCATCGATAACCAGGCCGAAGACGGGGTCGCCGTCGTCGAGCCGGTTTCCGACGTCATCGACGCCTTCGAACGTCGGGTCGTCTATCGAGGGAATGCCGTCTTTGGGAACGCCCCCGCTGATGGTCTCCTCGCGAAGGGTTTCTGGCGGGTACTCGAGCGGCAGTTGCTCGTCTGCGAGGGGAATGTCGGTTTCTTCGAGGGCCGATTCGTCGGGACCGTCCACCGCCGTCTCCCGGGTAGCCGACGCCCCGTCGCCTCCGGTGTCGGCATCGCCGGTCGTTTCGTCGCTATCGTACAGCCCATCGTCGCTGTCACCGAAACAGCCCGCCAGCCCGCCGAGGACCGTTCCGCTGGCTAGCGCAAGGATGTGCCGCCTCGAGGGGCGTGACATACGACGGGATAGGTCTTTGTTGTACGAGATGATGACGCGGATATGGGTCTGGGATGCACGACCGTGTCCGTTTCCCTGCTGATCGGTTAGGGCAATCGACAGCGATCTTTTGGGCATCCCCGAGTCGTCACTGGAAACAGAGCCACTCGGAACCCTTCCAACCGTCGATCGAACGGTGAAACCGAACAACGCCATCCGGTTTCACTCACCGGTTCAGGTTCGGGGAGTCAGGCAGTACTCCGTCGCGCGTCGACTGATGGGTGAAAACAAACGGTAACAGACGATTTCGCCGGTGCAGGGTCGGAGACCAATTCAGTCGTCGGCTGCTGCCGTCCCAGAGCCCGAATCGGCCTCGAGATCGCCTTCGATACTGGGGGGATACTTACCGCGTTCGAGCTTCAGGTCGCTCGTGGGGCGAGCCATACACGTCAGTGCGTACTGTTCTGCCTCGGCTTCGGTCAATCCGCGGGCTGCGGGCTGGGTGACCTCTCCCTCGAGAATTTCCGCCGAACAGGCCAGACACATTCCTACACGGCAGGAGTACTCCTGGGCGATTCCTTCCTCGAGACAGCGGCTGAGAATCGTCTCTTTGTCCGAACAGGTGATCGTCTCGCCGGTCCCCACGAATTCGACGGTGTACTCGGTCATGCTCGCGGCTACGTCAGAGGGGTGTAAAACTCTTTATTCCCTATCTGTCCGGATCGAAAGGACACATTCCGGGCGCGACGGACGGGTCGGCGGGCGCGCAGGAAAAACGTTTTCTTGACGGGGTGACCAGAGACGAGTTATGAGCAGCATGGAGCAGTCGGCGTCGACGACGGCGAATCGAAATCTGTCGCCTGACGTCGTCGTCGTCGGTGCCGGTACGGCAGGATGCTATGCGGCCGCCACCGTCGCCAATGCCGGCTACGACGTGGTCGTACTCGAGCGGAAAACGGAGGAAGAAGCGGGACACATCGCCTGCGGAGACGCCTTGAAGGGGGCTGATGCGTTCCCCGAAGCCATCCCGAAATCACGGATCCAGTCGGCGTTCACGAACACCGACGTCGACCACGGACGCTTCGAAATTCCACAGGAGGATACCGTCCTCGAGATTCCGGTTCCCGGCGAGCTCGCCGTCATCGACCGGTGGGAGTACGGGCGCAAGATCATCGAGGGTGCCGACGACGCTGGGGCGGACTTTCATTACAACACGGTCGTCCAGGACGTCGTCCAAGCCGACGACGGCCGCGTGACGGGTGTCAAAGCCATGTCCCGTGGGACACCGCTATCCTACGAAGCCGACCTCGTTATCGACGGTGCCGGCTCGCTGTCCGTGCTCCAGGACAAAGTCGACTTCTCGAACTCCACTTTCGACACCAACGTCAACTACTCGCAGTTCTGTTCGGCCTACCGGGAAATCGTCCACGTCGACGAACCGGTCGAGTGGTCCGACGCGCTGGTTTTCAAGCCCACCGAGCGTGCCGCAGGCTATCTCTGGTATTTCCCCCGGACCGAGACCGAGATCAACGCCGGGCTGGGCTTTCAGATGACCGAACAGCCGATGCAACTCGTCGAGGACCTCAAACGCGACCTGCGAAATCGACCGGAGTTTGCTGGCGCGCGCGTCGAAGACAAACTCGGTGCGGCTCTGCCGACGCGTCGCCCCTACGACTCCGCCGTTCACCCCGGCTTCGTTGCCGTCGGTGATGCCGCCGGCCACGTCAACCCAACCACCGGCGGCGGCATTGCCGGAGCTGCTTACGCCGGCAAGTACGCCGCCGAACAGGCTATCGAAGGTCTCGAGAACGGCTCCCTCGACGAGGCAACTCTCTGGCGGTACAACGAACGCGTCATGGACCACTACGGCGCGCGCTACGCCGCACTCGACGTCTACAACATCCTCTCGACGGCCGTCGACGTCGACGACCTCATGGGCCTGCTCGCGGCTATGCCCGGCGACAAACTCGCCGAAGCGCTCTACTCGGGCAGCACGGACATCGGTATGAAACTCAAAATCGAGGCCTTGCTCAAAAGTCGCGGCCACTGGGGGACTATCTGGAACCTCTATCAGACCAAACGTCGCGCCGACGAGATCATGGCCCACTACGAGAACTATCCCTCGAGTCCGGCGGAGTTCGAAGGGTGGCAAACGCGGCGCGATGAACTGATGGAGACCGTCTACGAGACGACGGGTGCCGATCCGAAGTACTAAGCACCTTTTTCTCGCTCGAGTCGGCCCTGCCGACCGCTCGCGACAAAAATCTGTCCGACGAGCGCAAGCGCTCGCTGACCGTTGTCTCGCTTTGCTCGACAAGCGATCAAAAAGGCCGCTGGCTCACCCTGTTCGCGCGCGGTGAGCGTCTCTTTGGGTCCCTGCCCTCCCCCGAAGCGTGCCTCTCTCGCTGTCGCTCGAGACGCACGCTTGGCCAACGAAACGAGGCGTCTGCGAAACGGTTATCGACACGGATGCGCAGACAGTTACCGGCCCGACTGCTCGAGACTTACGCGCTCGATTGCACCGGCAAGGACGTCGATACCGTGGCGGAGACTGGCCTCGTCGACGTCGAACGTCGAGGTGTGATGGCCGCCGGGATGGTCCGTGCCGACGCCAATGTAACACGCCAGGCCGCCGTTCTCCTGCACCCGTTGCATCAGGAACGTCGCATCTTCGCTGCCGCCCAGTTTGTCGCGCTCGAGCACGCGTTCGACCCCTGTCGTCGCCCCGGCGACATCGGCCACTATCGAGACGAGTCCCTGGTCGCTCGTCGCGCTGGGAGCTTCGGCACCGAGTTCGACCTCGAGTTCACAGTCGTGCATTTCGGCGGCCGAGTCCATTACACGCTGACTCTTCTCGCGCATGTACTCCATCAGTTCGGTCGTCTCGCCTCGAACTTCCGCGACGAGACGGGCTTCCTCCGCGATGATGTTCGCTGCAGAGCCCCCCTCGATGACGCCGGCGTTGACCCGCGTCTCCCCCGCGGAGTGGCGCGGAATCGCGTACAGGTTCTGGACCGCGGTAGCGAGCGCCTGATTTGCGTTACGTCCCTCCTCCGGTCGAGCGCCCGCGTGAGCAGGCTCGCCCGAAAACGTTGCCTCGAGGTGGGAAACAGCGAGGAAGCCGTCGATACCGGCGACGATCTCGCCCGTGGGGTGGTCGAGGCCGATGTGCATCGCGAGCAAGTACTCGACGTCCTCGATGTGTTCGCTTTCGGCCATCGACTTGGCGCCCCCGATAACCTCCTCGGCTGGCTGGAAAAAGACTTTCAGCGTCCCCGAAAAGTCGCTGTCTGCGATCGCGTCGATAACGCCGATTCCGATGGTCGCGTGGGCGTCGTGCCCGCAGGCGTGCATCGCTCCGTCGTGTTCTGAACGAAAGCCCATTTTTGCGGGTTCGTGACTCGTCTCCTCGGCTTCCGCTCGAGGGAGGCCATCGATGTCCACACGAAGCCCGACTGTGGGTCCTTCGCCCCGACGGAGGACGGCAACCGCACCGGTGTACCCTCCCTCGAGGGACTCGAGCACGTCGGCGTCGATGTCGTACTCGCTCGCCTGCTCGTACCAGGCCTCGAGTTCGGTCTCGTCAGGAACGGCCAGGCGGTGCTCGCCGGCGATGGCATCCGGCCCGACGTACAGTTCGTCGATATCGGCCTCGAGAGACTTCAGGGCGTCCACGATGCGCGCGGTCGTGTAGAACTCCCGCCAGGCCGGTTCGGGTTTGCGGTGCAGGTCTCGGCGTAACGAAACGAGTTGGTCGTCGTCCATACGGGGGTGTTGGTGGCAGGGCTCAAAGCAGTAGTGGAGACGGAACCGACTGCAAAGTTGTGTGGTGATTCTCTGAACGATTCGGTATGGTACAGTGATCGGGTCCGCTCGAGCGACCTGGTAAACCCACTGCGCGTTCACAGAAGGATGTTCGTGACGCCCGTGCTTTCGAGGAGCATCCAGCCGACAAACAGCACGTAGACGCTGATCAGCAGCCACGCTTCCCGATTGGTGAGTTCAAAGTCAGTTCGGGCCGCCGCGAATACGATTATCGTGGCAACCACGAGAAAGCCCATGAGGGGTGCCGCGACGCCGAAATCGATCGGCGTCGCACCAGCCAGAAGGACGCCGACCGGGATGGCAACGAGCAAGTCGAAGATGTTACTTCCGAAGACGTTGGCCAGACTGATCGTGGAATCGCCTGACCTCGAGGCACGAATGCTAATGATTGCGTCGGGGAGGCTGGTCGCGGCCGCGATGATGGTTATCCCCCACAGAAACGACGGTGTGTCGAAGTAAATGCCGAGATCGACGGCCGCACCGACGAGTATCTCGACCCCGACGAGGATGGCAAGGAGAGACAGCGCCAGCGCCGCCCACTGTTTGCCCACGTTGATCTCGGGTGGGGATAGATCCGCCCGGTAGTCGGCCGCCTCCTGGTACTGAATAAAAATATACAGTCCGTACAACGCTAACGGAAACAGTGCGAGCAACCGCGTGATTTCACCGAACAGCGCCCCATCGTCGCTGGGGAAATAAATGACCGCCAGACTGAACGTCAGGAGGAGGGTCGCGACGGAGATAATGTAAAACTGCGCCTCTCGATAGACCAGCGCACGATTCGATTCCAGCGTCTCCCGATTGACGAGTGCGGCCACTGCCGGGATTACCAACACGTTGAACAGCGCTGACCCGACGATCGCGGCGACGCCGAGTTCGAACTCGCCGTAGCGAAGCGTCGCGATGACGACGCTCGCAATTTCCGGAAAACTCGAGCCAACGGCAGTGAGAATCGATCCCTGGACGATAGCCGGAAGCCCATAGTGCAGTGCCAGTCGGTCCGTGGCGGTCTCGAGGGCAATACTCCCCCACCAGATAATCGCCGTTGCTGCTCCGACGAGAACGGCAAGCCACAGCAACGTGTACATATCACAACGACTACCGTGGACCTAAAAGAATCCCATTGTCTCCGTTTCGTCCGGCTTTCTCCGTCTCGAGTGGGTCGAATTTCGTGAGAGTACGCAGAGCAGATTCGGGAGTGTGCGCAGAGAAAGGAACTGGACTACTCGTTGGGGTGATAGCTGGATCGGGCTGACGACTCCCCCAAGCTACACCAAACCGGCTCAGTTCCGTCCGCGCCCCATGTTGTGTATCTGTTCGACCTCGGCCTCGATGTGGACGGAATCGGGGAAGTTCTGGGAGGCGATGTTCCGTGCGAGGTTGTCGTGGCCGTGAATCTCGAGTTCTCGGGTGAACACGGTGTAGGTCCAGGAACCGAACTTCCGGTCGTCGTCGGCGTGCAACCGTCGGTGCTGTGGGACGGTGTGGTCCTCTGGTGGATGCGAATGTGGGCCTTTCAGCGCTGCGCCCTTCTTTTCTGCAGTCTCTTTGATGTCGTTCACGATGCTATCGAGGGCTTTTCGGTCGCCACTCTGGAGTGTGAGGCGGGTGACGAAGGTCATTGTTGGTCTATCTGTGTGCGACCGCGACAGAAAAAGCTGCTGAGATGGCTGTCGTCGAGACGGTCCGATATTCTCTTAACGTCCGGTCTGCTATTTGCGGTAATGGCAGTCGAAGCTACGAGCGCAGGCGCAATCCTCTTTCGCGACACGCGGGGCCGGCGCGAGTATCTTCTACTCAAGAGCCGCCCGGGCGACTGGGAGTTTCCGAAGGGCGGTGTCGAAGGAGATGAAGAACTACAGCAGACGGCTATCCGCGAAATCAAGGAAGAGGCAGGTATCGACCAGTTTAGACTACTCGACGGCTTTCGCGAGGACTACAGTTACGTCTTCGAAGCGAACGGCACGACGATCCACAAAACCGTCCACCTGTTCGTCGCGAAATCCTACGAAGCGAGTGCGGAGCTCTCGAAGGAACATCGCGACCTGCAGTGGCGCGATTACGAACAGGCGGTCAACACCGTCACACAGGATGGGCCACGCGAAATCCTCGAACAGGCCCACGATTACCTCGACGATCTCGCTGAAGCAGACGAGATCTGACAGGTCAGTCCACCCCATTTTTCAGGGGTCTCGAGCGATGTCTTTACTCACGCACTGACACACTTGTCCGTAACTACTCTCTTCGTATCATAACACTATTTAAACTGGAGTATATGCAGGTACGTTCTAAGACCGACGCTGACCTCCTTCGTTCTAAAGTCGTCGCTTACACTGTTCCAGGGTTATTTTCAGTAGGTGTCAGTATCGTCCTCCACTAGTATCATCGTTTCAGGAACATCACTTCGAATATATGTCTGACGTTAAATATATATGAATAGCGTGTGTTGATACCGGTGGTTACACCATGTTAGAAGATGGCTTATCGTACCCGGCACGCGGTGACTGGATCGGACGAATACTCATCGGGACGGTCCTTGGGTTCCTCTCGTTCCTGTTAATTCCGGCGTTCCTGGTCGGTGGATACCTGATGCGCGTTCTCGAGAAAACTGTTGCAGGAGATGATGAACCTCCTGAATTCGACGATTGGGGTGATCTCTTAGTAAAGGGTATCGTGGCTTCGATCATCGGCTTCGTGTATGCCCTCGTTCCGACGGTCCTGTACTCTGTCGTCGTGATGACGCTCGTCGGCGGTGGTGCACTGCTCGGCGGCGACGGCGGTGGTTTGCTCGCCGGACTGGGAATCATGACCATCCTCGCGTATATCCCGCTGATGTTCATCATCCTGTATATCGTTCCGGCGGCATTGACGAACTACGCCGTCGAAGGTTCTATCGGGGCCGCGTTCGACATCGGCACGATCAAACCCGTCGTTCTCAGCATGGAATATCTGCTGGCAATGCTCATGCCCGTGGTTGTCGCCATCGGCGTCAACATCGTTGCGAGCGTACTCGCAATCACTGTGGTGGGACTGTTGCTCGTCCCGTTCCTGTACTTCTACATGTACGTGGCCGTCTTCCGCATGTTCGGGATCGCGTTCGCGAACACCAGCCAGACGTCGGTCAGTGGCACGAGCACCTCGGCATCTGCACTCTGAAGCCCACTCCGTAGCAGCAACCTTTTTTCGACGCCACACGAACCGTAGCTGTGCCCCTCTCAGACCGCGAATTCCTGTTCGAACTTCGCTGTTGTCGATGGGTCGAAGCGGCCTGGGAACCGGCTCGAGCCAACTCGAACGTCCTCGTCGCCCGCCAGCTTGGCACGAAACGCCGTCGCTGGGATACGATCGTCTTCGAGTGTGACTCCGACGCGCTCGCTCACCGTGCCAACTTCGGCCCGGAGCGACTCGACAGCGATCTGTTGCACGTCATCCGCAACGCACCCGCGGAGTGGGCTTACTATCGCGACGCCCTTCCAGACCCCGGCTATCCGTGGCGATACGTCCGTGAGGCGATACACGAAGCCGACGAGCGAGAGGTTCTCGAGACGCGACGGGCTGGAAACCGCATCGAAATCCGCCGGCGGTGGCCCTATCGCGAGTGGGTCGATCGGATCATCGCCATCGAGAACAAACCCGACCTCGACGCGAGTGCGGCCCGGTCGCTGGGCCCCCAACTCGAGTACGACGTTGCCCTCGGGCTGGCCGACGAAGTCTGGGTCGCGACCAACCGGACGGACGAACGTGTCCAACCTGCCTTGCTCGAAGGGGTTCCCGTGCAGGCCGGCATTCTCTCACTCGATGCCGAGTCGCTCGAGGCCGAAACCGTCTGGCACCCGCGAACGCTCGCCGTCGACGAGCCGGGAACCCGCATCCTCGAGCGCCCCGATGGCGGATCACACGACGCGTCCGCCGCTCGTTTCGAGTACGTCTCCTCGGCGACGAAAGCCCGACGGCGACTCGAGATAGCCGAACGGGCCTACGAACGCGGCTGGCGTTCGTTCGTCGACACGATGCGACCCGACTGCCGCCACTTCGAACTCCGATCCAACAGTCAGTTTCTCCCCTACTGTCGAGCAAAAGAGCGATGTCAGACTGGCCGCGAGTGTCGTGGCTCGTGTCCGGCGTTCGAGCCCGAGCCACCGGCCTGGCGGACCAAGGGATGGCCAATCGAAGGCGGGCCCGGAAAACGATGTCGCCAGTTGCTCGAGGCTCGACGTGAGCGTCGACGGCCCGGTCGGTGACCGCCCAGTCGCCGGGGGACTCGTCCCTCGAGTCCCTCCGCCCGTTGACGAATTACGCGACGACGACCTCGAGTGCGTCCCGCTCGACGGTCAGTCGGAAGGTCGGCACGGTTCGATATTCGACCTCGACGACGTCCTTTCGTCGGAGACTCTGTAACGCCGAGCGAACGTCCTCGGCCGAGGGGTCGATGTCGAAGGCGTCTCGCAAATCGTGGAGGACGGAGACCACGCTCTGTGAGCGCTCGTCGGGTTCGGCGAGCACCCGAACGACCTGGGCGTGTAACTCGGGCACGCGAATCTTCGACGGTGGCCCGTCTTCTTCGCTCAGCTGGACGCCCGGTTCGACGTCGACCAGTTCGGCCGCCTCCGGCGTCGCTCGAATCAGGCTGTTATCGTCACGAAAGTAGTACTCGCTCAGTTCGTCCTCGAGAAACGAGTGGACTTCGCTGCCACTCTCGAGATCCCAGCGGTCCTGCAGTTCGGCATTTTTCGTCGGCTGTAGCTCAACCACGTCGGCCAGTCGCTTTCGGGCTACCTCAGAGAGCGTCATCCTCGAATCGTGTGGGGATAGGACGATACGCTATTTCTGCGTTGCGTCACGGAGTCGCCAGGAGAGGGGAGGCGACGGAGTCAGGATTCGTTCGCACTCGCGTGAGAAAAGACGAACTCGCGAAGCAACTTTCCGGCCAGGGAGGCGGCCTGCCCGTCGTCGCGGTCGTTGACCTCCACGACGTCGAACCCGGTTGCCTGGGGTGCGACGGCTCTGACGACGTCGCGCATCTCACGAGGCTCGAGGCCGAACGGTTCCATCGTCCCCGTTCCAGGGGCGTATGCGGGGTCAGCGCCGTCGATGTCGACGCTCAAGTAACACTCGCGCCCGTCGAGACGGTCCTCGAGCGTGGGGACGAATTCCGCGGCGTCTTCGGGCGCGACCACCGTCACGTCCGACTCGCTCGCACGATCCCACTCCGCTTGGTTGCCCGTGCGCGCACCGATGATAATGGCTTCTTCGACGTCGACCTCGAGTGACTCCTCGAACGCCTCGGGGTCGAGAATTCGGCGGGTGACACACGCGTGATTGAGCGGGTTCCCGCCGTACTCCAGTCTGCAGTCGAGGTGCGCATCGAGGCAGACGAACACGTCTGGGTCGACGGCACCGACGCCGGCAGCCGTCACGGTGTGTTCACCACCGAGGATGATCGGCACGGCGTCGTCCCAGACGGCGTCGGTCAGCGTGCCTTCGAGAAACTCGAGATACTCTTCGACGTCGTCCCAGGCGTGGAGGTCGCCATCGTCGTACACACCCAGGTCGGTGAACTGTTGGCCCGTCCGCTGGTCGTAATCGTCGAACGTCTCGGAAAAGTGTCGAATTCGCCGAGGCCCGAATCGGGTACCCGGCTCGAACGTCGTCGATGCGTCGAGGGGCGCACCGACGATGACGAAGTTCGCCTCCGTACGTTCGGCGGTCGCCCCAGGGAACATCAGACGATCTTGCGCTGGCCTTCCATCTCGAGGTACTCGATGTTGTCGTCAGGGGAGGCATCGACGTCCTCGGGGATGCGCATGGTGAACGTTTCGTAGGACTCGAGGTCCATCACCTGCATGTCGTCGCCGTCGGTCGAGACGACCTGGCCCTGTTTCCGGTTGATGATGGGGACCCAGATTTTCGCGTCGACAGGCTGGGAGAGCGATCGTTTCTTGCCGTCGAAGACGCCGACGGCTTCGATACGGGCTTTGGCGCTCCCGTGTTTGCCTGGCTTTGCCGTGGAGTAGGAGTTGATCTTACAGGCCGCGTCGTCGATGACGACGTAGCCACCCTCGCCGAGGTCGCGAACTTCTTTCTGCTGTTTCGCCATGTGCCGGGATACTCAATCGAGCGCTATAAAGGGATTGAAACCGCGTAGCCGATGACTCGTTTCGAGCGACCACGAAACGACTTTCTTCTCGTCCACCAATCGTCTCGTATTCGATGTCTGAGACGCTGTTGATCGCCGGAACCTTCGTGCTGGCACTCATCGCCACCATCGCGCTGATCGTCGTTCGCCGGCGACTGGACCGAACACACCAAACGCGAGTGGAGACGATCGAGCACCGCCTCGCCGAAACGCACTCGGTCGAACGGACGCACCTCGAGCGCCCACCCACGCTCCGGGAGCTTGCAGTCGTCGACCGTACCGACGACGATCGACCGGTGTACGTTCCCATCGTCCGTTTCGACCTCGGAATGACGGAAGCGCCCAGTATGGACCTCGTCTTCGAGTTCGTCGGGAGCACGCTCGAGACGGTCCACCCGATCCTCGTGGCCGATCCAGACGTCCGGATTCGACACTACGACGTCCAGTTCACGTTCGGACCAAGTGGGTTGTTCGTCTCGAGGCTCTGCCAACGAGTTTCGGTCCCACTCGAACTGGTCGACAGACTGTGTCGGGACGCGAAGTATCGGAAGTTCGATCTACAACGTGACGTTCGCGACGGTGACGCTGGCGATGGAGAGACGCCGCCAGTTATGTGGGGTGATTGTCGCGAGTATCGACGAAGCGACGACTCGAGTGAC comes from the Natronosalvus amylolyticus genome and includes:
- a CDS encoding bis(5'-nucleosyl)-tetraphosphatase, translated to MAVEATSAGAILFRDTRGRREYLLLKSRPGDWEFPKGGVEGDEELQQTAIREIKEEAGIDQFRLLDGFREDYSYVFEANGTTIHKTVHLFVAKSYEASAELSKEHRDLQWRDYEQAVNTVTQDGPREILEQAHDYLDDLAEADEI
- a CDS encoding uS10/mL48 family ribosomal protein — encoded protein: MTFVTRLTLQSGDRKALDSIVNDIKETAEKKGAALKGPHSHPPEDHTVPQHRRLHADDDRKFGSWTYTVFTRELEIHGHDNLARNIASQNFPDSVHIEAEVEQIHNMGRGRN
- a CDS encoding amidohydrolase translates to MDDDQLVSLRRDLHRKPEPAWREFYTTARIVDALKSLEADIDELYVGPDAIAGEHRLAVPDETELEAWYEQASEYDIDADVLESLEGGYTGAVAVLRRGEGPTVGLRVDIDGLPRAEAEETSHEPAKMGFRSEHDGAMHACGHDAHATIGIGVIDAIADSDFSGTLKVFFQPAEEVIGGAKSMAESEHIEDVEYLLAMHIGLDHPTGEIVAGIDGFLAVSHLEATFSGEPAHAGARPEEGRNANQALATAVQNLYAIPRHSAGETRVNAGVIEGGSAANIIAEEARLVAEVRGETTELMEYMREKSQRVMDSAAEMHDCELEVELGAEAPSATSDQGLVSIVADVAGATTGVERVLERDKLGGSEDATFLMQRVQENGGLACYIGVGTDHPGGHHTSTFDVDEASLRHGIDVLAGAIERVSLEQSGR
- a CDS encoding geranylgeranyl reductase family protein, whose protein sequence is MSSMEQSASTTANRNLSPDVVVVGAGTAGCYAAATVANAGYDVVVLERKTEEEAGHIACGDALKGADAFPEAIPKSRIQSAFTNTDVDHGRFEIPQEDTVLEIPVPGELAVIDRWEYGRKIIEGADDAGADFHYNTVVQDVVQADDGRVTGVKAMSRGTPLSYEADLVIDGAGSLSVLQDKVDFSNSTFDTNVNYSQFCSAYREIVHVDEPVEWSDALVFKPTERAAGYLWYFPRTETEINAGLGFQMTEQPMQLVEDLKRDLRNRPEFAGARVEDKLGAALPTRRPYDSAVHPGFVAVGDAAGHVNPTTGGGIAGAAYAGKYAAEQAIEGLENGSLDEATLWRYNERVMDHYGARYAALDVYNILSTAVDVDDLMGLLAAMPGDKLAEALYSGSTDIGMKLKIEALLKSRGHWGTIWNLYQTKRRADEIMAHYENYPSSPAEFEGWQTRRDELMETVYETTGADPKY
- a CDS encoding 2Fe-2S iron-sulfur cluster-binding protein, with translation MTEYTVEFVGTGETITCSDKETILSRCLEEGIAQEYSCRVGMCLACSAEILEGEVTQPAARGLTEAEAEQYALTCMARPTSDLKLERGKYPPSIEGDLEADSGSGTAAADD
- a CDS encoding DUF4013 domain-containing protein — its product is MLEDGLSYPARGDWIGRILIGTVLGFLSFLLIPAFLVGGYLMRVLEKTVAGDDEPPEFDDWGDLLVKGIVASIIGFVYALVPTVLYSVVVMTLVGGGALLGGDGGGLLAGLGIMTILAYIPLMFIILYIVPAALTNYAVEGSIGAAFDIGTIKPVVLSMEYLLAMLMPVVVAIGVNIVASVLAITVVGLLLVPFLYFYMYVAVFRMFGIAFANTSQTSVSGTSTSASAL
- a CDS encoding sodium:calcium antiporter — protein: MYTLLWLAVLVGAATAIIWWGSIALETATDRLALHYGLPAIVQGSILTAVGSSFPEIASVVIATLRYGEFELGVAAIVGSALFNVLVIPAVAALVNRETLESNRALVYREAQFYIISVATLLLTFSLAVIYFPSDDGALFGEITRLLALFPLALYGLYIFIQYQEAADYRADLSPPEINVGKQWAALALSLLAILVGVEILVGAAVDLGIYFDTPSFLWGITIIAAATSLPDAIISIRASRSGDSTISLANVFGSNIFDLLVAIPVGVLLAGATPIDFGVAAPLMGFLVVATIIVFAAARTDFELTNREAWLLISVYVLFVGWMLLESTGVTNILL
- a CDS encoding DUF3179 domain-containing protein; translated protein: MSRPSRRHILALASGTVLGGLAGCFGDSDDGLYDSDETTGDADTGGDGASATRETAVDGPDESALEETDIPLADEQLPLEYPPETLREETISGGVPKDGIPSIDDPTFEGVDDVGNRLDDGDPVFGLVIDGDVRAYPQSVLVYHEIVNDDVGDESVAITYCPLTGTAMGFARNGVEFGVSGTLVNSNLVMYDREGDSRWPQILATAIDGPLEGASLEEIPVHWSTWGRWKAAYPETRVLTTDTGYARDYNSDPYGSYNPADGYYWEDSPTMFTPLSTDERLPNKRMVLGARPVDGPLAFDLERLADEGVLSSASVTDREETYLAIYDDRIGAGHLYRSDGDTYEYDGDTGTVVTADGTTYEPDELPLESVYAFDAMWFAWAGFYPSTALID
- a CDS encoding DUF5787 family protein, which codes for MPLSDREFLFELRCCRWVEAAWEPARANSNVLVARQLGTKRRRWDTIVFECDSDALAHRANFGPERLDSDLLHVIRNAPAEWAYYRDALPDPGYPWRYVREAIHEADEREVLETRRAGNRIEIRRRWPYREWVDRIIAIENKPDLDASAARSLGPQLEYDVALGLADEVWVATNRTDERVQPALLEGVPVQAGILSLDAESLEAETVWHPRTLAVDEPGTRILERPDGGSHDASAARFEYVSSATKARRRLEIAERAYERGWRSFVDTMRPDCRHFELRSNSQFLPYCRAKERCQTGRECRGSCPAFEPEPPAWRTKGWPIEGGPGKRCRQLLEARRERRRPGR